The Hymenobacter oligotrophus genome has a window encoding:
- a CDS encoding carboxypeptidase-like regulatory domain-containing protein, producing MPTIARFNHLLVCLLLVLVAAFMLPRHAHAQGQRQVVQFTGIVATGDSLLGVPGATVFVPKAGRGTATNAYGYFSIPVLAGDSIVIRSLGYRNQYVVIPPDYPRQSYSVIVQLKEDATVLPEVRVFPYVTEKDFKRAFLALKLPKERGSRTAENLNEDILRRIFLNAPVTSMANYRQTMQMQQLDQQRRMGTAPNPYSNNPLLNPFSWLQLINQIKNGEFKKKD from the coding sequence ATGCCCACCATTGCCCGCTTTAACCATCTGCTAGTTTGCTTGCTGCTTGTGCTGGTAGCTGCTTTTATGCTGCCCCGCCACGCGCACGCGCAAGGGCAGCGGCAGGTTGTACAGTTTACCGGCATTGTGGCCACCGGCGACTCGCTGCTGGGCGTGCCCGGCGCTACCGTGTTTGTGCCCAAGGCCGGCCGCGGTACGGCCACCAATGCGTACGGCTACTTCTCGATACCCGTGTTAGCCGGCGACAGCATCGTGATTCGCTCGCTGGGCTACCGCAACCAGTACGTGGTTATTCCGCCCGATTACCCCCGACAGAGCTACTCCGTAATTGTGCAGTTGAAAGAAGATGCCACCGTGCTGCCCGAGGTACGCGTGTTCCCGTACGTAACCGAAAAGGACTTTAAGCGGGCGTTTCTGGCGCTGAAGCTGCCCAAGGAGCGCGGCTCCCGCACGGCCGAAAACCTGAACGAAGATATCCTGCGCCGCATTTTCCTGAACGCGCCCGTAACCAGCATGGCCAATTACCGCCAAACCATGCAAATGCAGCAATTGGATCAGCAGCGGCGCATGGGCACCGCGCCTAACCCGTACTCCAATAACCCGCTTCTAAATCCGTTCAGCTGGCTGCAGCTGATCAACCAGATTAAGAACGGCGAGTTCAAAAAGAAGGATTGA
- a CDS encoding ArsR/SmtB family transcription factor yields MRLKHFSVAFGLSLYKAMGDESRVRILHLLWRNQEMCISDLEQVLDFTQTKTSRQLSYLKNAGLVNFRRLDNWMFYFIKDEVVDLLQQQLSYMERDPQLVKDQKTYDTLWSNRELAAYKLQNRYWTGTSRT; encoded by the coding sequence ATGCGTCTTAAACACTTTTCCGTTGCATTCGGGCTCAGCTTATACAAAGCCATGGGCGACGAATCGCGGGTGCGCATCTTGCATTTGCTTTGGCGCAATCAGGAAATGTGCATTTCCGACCTCGAGCAAGTGCTGGATTTCACCCAAACAAAAACCTCCAGGCAATTATCCTACCTGAAAAATGCCGGGTTGGTGAATTTCCGGCGACTTGATAACTGGATGTTTTATTTCATCAAAGACGAGGTCGTCGACTTGCTGCAGCAGCAACTCAGCTACATGGAGCGCGACCCGCAGCTAGTGAAAGACCAGAAGACCTACGACACGCTTTGGTCGAACCGCGAGCTGGCTGCGTATAAGCTGCAAAACCGTTACTGGACGGGCACCTCGCGCACCTAG
- a CDS encoding (2Fe-2S) ferredoxin domain-containing protein, with the protein MIYQHHLFVCTNQKSGVGSDVAKAIKKELKKQDLKKLLIEGKKRKNRVQTVGCLDVCKQCKKGHGAALVVYPEGVWYGNVHPRDAADIVHQHLGEGLAVGRLVIEK; encoded by the coding sequence ATGATATACCAGCACCACCTCTTCGTTTGCACCAATCAAAAGAGCGGCGTCGGCTCCGATGTGGCCAAGGCCATTAAGAAAGAGTTGAAAAAGCAGGACCTAAAAAAGCTGCTGATAGAGGGCAAAAAACGCAAGAACCGGGTGCAAACCGTGGGCTGCCTCGATGTGTGCAAGCAGTGCAAAAAAGGACACGGAGCGGCCTTGGTAGTGTACCCCGAGGGCGTATGGTACGGCAACGTGCACCCCCGCGACGCCGCCGACATCGTGCACCAGCACCTGGGCGAAGGCCTGGCCGTGGGTCGGCTCGTCATTGAAAAATAA
- a CDS encoding YjjG family noncanonical pyrimidine nucleotidase, whose translation MKAYRHLFFDLDHTLWDFERNADETLRHLYAQHNLGRFGNFTVDEFIGRYSEVNHGLWRLYQANKISQQQLRSVRFVRTLAKFDVPEEEVPATISNDFTDLLPQKSAVFPYCHEVLDYLRGRGYELHLITNGFKDVQYVKLASSNLTDYFQEIVTSECSGCLKPDRRIFEHALERSGAKAPESLMVGDNLECDVLGAYNAGIDQVYFNPDKRRHSAEVTYEISCLSELKAIL comes from the coding sequence GTGAAAGCTTATCGCCATTTATTTTTCGACCTCGATCATACGCTGTGGGACTTTGAACGCAACGCCGACGAGACCCTGCGCCACCTCTACGCGCAGCACAACCTAGGCCGCTTCGGCAACTTCACGGTGGATGAGTTTATTGGCCGCTACAGTGAGGTAAACCACGGTTTGTGGCGCCTCTACCAAGCCAACAAAATTTCGCAGCAGCAGCTTCGCAGCGTGCGGTTTGTGCGCACCCTGGCCAAATTCGACGTACCCGAGGAAGAGGTACCGGCCACCATCAGCAACGACTTTACCGACCTGCTGCCGCAGAAATCGGCGGTGTTCCCGTACTGCCACGAGGTGCTCGACTACCTACGCGGCCGCGGTTACGAGCTGCACCTGATTACCAACGGCTTCAAGGATGTGCAGTACGTCAAGCTGGCGTCCTCCAACCTCACCGACTACTTCCAGGAAATTGTAACTTCTGAGTGTAGCGGTTGCCTCAAGCCCGACCGCCGCATTTTCGAGCACGCCCTGGAGCGCAGCGGTGCCAAAGCGCCCGAATCGCTGATGGTGGGCGACAACCTGGAATGCGACGTGCTAGGTGCCTACAACGCCGGCATCGACCAGGTGTACTTCAACCCCGATAAGCGCCGCCACTCAGCCGAAGTCACCTACGAAATCAGCTGCCTAAGCGAGCTGAAAGCGATTTTGTAG
- the pruA gene encoding L-glutamate gamma-semialdehyde dehydrogenase: MANGFFNVPAPVNEPVKGYAPGSPERAELQAMLKALKKQERDIPMYIGGQEVRTGNTQRIAPPHDHQHTLGHFHLGTAEHVQQAIDAALAARPVWAELPWQERAAIFLKAAELLAGPYRARMNAATMLGQSKNAFQAEIDAACELIDFFRFNVHFMQQIYQQQPESAPGMWNRLEHRPLEGFLFALTPFNFTSIAGNLPTAPAMMGNVVVWKPANTQIYSAQVLMELFQEAGVPAGVINLVYVDGPTAGDVILKHRDFAGIHFTGSTGVFNNIWKTIGQNVGNYRSYPRVVGETGGKDFIIAHESAHPRQVATAISRGAFEFQGQKCSAASRVYIPSNIWDEVRQYLIDDLKSFKMGDVEDFSNFINAVIDEKSFDKLAKYIDQAKQDESVEIIAGGNYDKSKGYFVEPTVIVAKDPQYVTMCDELFGPVLTVHVYNSQEFEKALELVDNTSPYALTGAVFSQDRYAIDLATRKLVHAAGNFYINDKPTGAVVGQQPFGGARASGTNDKAGSILNLLRWVSPRTIKETFVPPVDYRYPFLGVDNHEDLNVSGKGGF; encoded by the coding sequence ATGGCCAACGGCTTTTTCAACGTACCTGCTCCCGTAAACGAACCCGTAAAAGGCTACGCGCCTGGCTCGCCCGAGCGCGCCGAGCTGCAAGCCATGCTTAAGGCGCTCAAAAAGCAGGAGCGCGATATTCCGATGTACATCGGCGGCCAAGAAGTGCGCACCGGCAACACCCAACGCATTGCGCCGCCCCACGACCACCAGCACACCCTAGGTCATTTTCACCTGGGCACGGCCGAGCACGTGCAGCAGGCCATTGATGCTGCCCTGGCCGCCCGCCCCGTGTGGGCCGAGCTGCCCTGGCAGGAGCGCGCCGCCATCTTCCTGAAAGCGGCTGAGCTGCTGGCCGGCCCCTACCGGGCGCGTATGAACGCGGCTACCATGCTGGGCCAGAGCAAAAACGCTTTCCAGGCCGAAATCGACGCGGCGTGCGAGCTGATCGATTTCTTCCGGTTCAACGTGCACTTCATGCAGCAGATCTACCAGCAGCAGCCCGAGTCGGCGCCTGGTATGTGGAACCGCCTGGAGCACCGCCCGCTCGAAGGCTTCTTGTTCGCGCTTACGCCTTTCAACTTCACCTCTATTGCCGGCAACTTGCCCACCGCCCCGGCCATGATGGGCAACGTGGTGGTATGGAAGCCTGCCAACACCCAGATTTACTCGGCGCAGGTGCTGATGGAGCTCTTCCAGGAAGCAGGCGTACCAGCTGGCGTTATCAACCTGGTGTACGTTGACGGCCCCACCGCCGGCGACGTAATCCTGAAGCACCGCGATTTTGCGGGCATCCACTTCACCGGCTCGACGGGAGTTTTCAACAACATCTGGAAAACCATTGGCCAGAATGTGGGTAACTACCGCTCCTACCCCCGCGTGGTGGGCGAAACCGGCGGCAAAGACTTCATCATCGCCCACGAGTCGGCGCACCCGCGCCAAGTGGCCACGGCTATTTCGCGCGGTGCTTTTGAGTTTCAGGGCCAGAAGTGCTCGGCGGCTTCGCGCGTGTACATCCCCAGCAACATATGGGACGAAGTGCGCCAGTACCTCATCGACGACTTGAAGTCGTTCAAGATGGGCGACGTAGAGGACTTCTCGAACTTCATCAACGCCGTTATCGACGAGAAATCGTTTGATAAGTTGGCCAAGTACATCGACCAAGCCAAGCAAGACGAGTCGGTGGAAATCATCGCCGGCGGCAACTACGACAAGTCGAAAGGCTACTTCGTCGAGCCGACGGTTATCGTGGCCAAAGACCCGCAGTACGTTACCATGTGCGACGAACTGTTCGGCCCGGTGCTGACGGTGCACGTGTACAACTCGCAGGAGTTCGAGAAAGCACTGGAGCTGGTAGACAACACCTCGCCTTACGCCCTTACCGGCGCCGTTTTTTCGCAAGACCGCTACGCCATCGACCTGGCTACGCGCAAACTGGTGCACGCAGCCGGTAACTTTTACATCAACGACAAGCCCACCGGCGCAGTGGTGGGCCAGCAGCCTTTCGGCGGGGCCCGCGCTTCCGGCACCAACGACAAAGCCGGCTCAATCCTGAACCTGCTGCGTTGGGTGTCGCCGCGCACCATCAAAGAAACCTTTGTGCCGCCCGTCGATTACCGCTACCCCTTCCTAGGTGTCGACAACCACGAGGATTTGAACGTGTCCGGCAAAGGCGGTTTTTAA
- a CDS encoding NADH-quinone oxidoreductase subunit A, which yields MLLATTAAYQPADYVPILIQLGLALAFVAFSMIASHLIGPKRHSKVKDASFECGIESVGNARTPISVKYFLTAILFVLFDVEVIFMYPWAVNFRELGLSGFITMLLFMTLLLAGFFYIIKKGILKWQQ from the coding sequence ATGCTGTTAGCTACCACTGCTGCGTACCAACCGGCCGACTACGTGCCGATTCTGATTCAACTGGGCCTCGCACTGGCCTTTGTGGCGTTTTCGATGATTGCTTCGCACCTCATCGGTCCCAAGCGCCACTCCAAAGTGAAGGACGCCTCTTTTGAGTGCGGCATCGAGTCGGTGGGCAACGCCCGTACTCCGATTTCGGTGAAGTACTTCCTGACGGCCATCCTCTTCGTGCTATTCGACGTGGAAGTTATCTTCATGTACCCGTGGGCAGTAAACTTCCGCGAGCTGGGTCTTTCCGGCTTCATCACGATGCTGCTGTTCATGACGCTGCTGCTGGCTGGCTTCTTCTACATCATCAAGAAAGGCATCCTGAAGTGGCAGCAGTAA
- a CDS encoding NADH-quinone oxidoreductase subunit B, producing the protein MSDNRVPEIKTVAAPEGIEGAGFFATSLEKVVGIARANSLWPLPFATSCCGIEFMATMGSHYDISRFGSERPSFSPRQADLLMVMGTIAKKMAPIVKQVYEQMAEPRWVLAMGACASSGGIFDSYSVLQGIDRIIPVDVYVPGCPPRPEQVLEGLMRVQELAKNESLRRRNSPEYQALLASYNIK; encoded by the coding sequence ATGAGTGATAACCGTGTTCCTGAAATCAAGACGGTAGCCGCCCCCGAAGGCATTGAAGGCGCCGGCTTTTTTGCCACCTCGCTGGAGAAAGTAGTGGGCATTGCCCGCGCCAACTCGCTGTGGCCTTTGCCCTTTGCTACTTCGTGCTGCGGCATCGAGTTCATGGCTACCATGGGCTCGCACTACGATATTTCGCGCTTCGGCTCGGAGCGTCCGTCGTTCTCTCCGCGCCAGGCTGATTTGCTGATGGTGATGGGCACCATTGCCAAGAAGATGGCCCCCATTGTGAAGCAGGTATACGAGCAGATGGCCGAGCCCCGCTGGGTGCTGGCCATGGGCGCATGCGCTTCGTCGGGTGGTATTTTCGACAGCTATTCGGTATTGCAAGGCATCGACCGCATTATTCCGGTTGACGTGTACGTGCCCGGTTGCCCGCCCCGCCCCGAGCAAGTGCTGGAAGGCCTGATGCGCGTGCAGGAGCTGGCCAAAAACGAATCGTTGCGCCGCCGCAACTCGCCCGAGTATCAGGCATTGCTGGCCTCTTATAACATTAAGTAG
- a CDS encoding NADH-quinone oxidoreductase subunit C has product MIQLNTSPAAQQKAADYVKAHAAISNEQLLARLQELFGADTFSDVEEPYGMLTATVSRERIHEIIDVLHGEEQLQLNFLTTMCGMHWPDKVGQELGVVYQLHSLVNNIRLRLKIFFPIQDPVVPTLTDVYATANWMEREAYDFYGIIFTGHPNLIRILNVEDMDYHPMRKEYPLEDGTREDKTDLFFGR; this is encoded by the coding sequence ATGATCCAACTCAACACCTCGCCGGCCGCCCAGCAAAAAGCTGCCGACTACGTTAAAGCCCACGCTGCTATTAGCAACGAGCAACTATTGGCTCGCTTGCAGGAGCTTTTTGGGGCCGACACGTTCTCGGATGTGGAAGAGCCTTACGGCATGCTTACCGCTACGGTATCGCGCGAACGGATTCACGAAATCATCGACGTGCTGCACGGCGAGGAGCAGTTGCAACTCAACTTCCTTACCACCATGTGCGGCATGCACTGGCCCGACAAGGTAGGCCAGGAGCTTGGCGTGGTGTACCAGCTGCACAGCTTGGTGAACAACATCCGGTTGCGCCTGAAAATCTTCTTCCCCATTCAGGACCCGGTGGTGCCCACCCTCACGGATGTGTACGCCACTGCCAACTGGATGGAGCGCGAGGCTTACGACTTCTACGGCATCATCTTCACGGGTCACCCCAACCTCATTCGCATCCTGAATGTGGAGGACATGGACTACCATCCCATGCGCAAGGAGTATCCGCTCGAAGACGGCACGCGCGAAGACAAGACCGACCTTTTCTTCGGCCGCTAG
- a CDS encoding NADH-quinone oxidoreductase subunit D: MVQKTEDFGQDLTTLNLGPTHPATHGIFQNILQMDGEKIVSGVPTIGYIHRAFEKIAERRPFYQITPLTDRMNYCSSPINNMGWHMTVEKLLGIEVPKRAQYMRVIMMELARIADHLICNGILGVDTGAFSGFLYLFEEREKIYEIYEEVCGSRLTTNMGRVGGMERDFSEVAILKLRKWMKEFPAVMKEFQNLFDRNRIFMDRTINVGPISAERALNYGFTGPNLRAAGVDYDVRVMNPYSSYEDFEFEIPVGTNGDTYDRYLIRNEEIWQSYRIIEQALAKLPDGPYHANAPHYYLPPKTEVYRNMEALIYHFKIIMGEIEAPVGEVYHSVEGGNGELGFYLVSDGGRTPYRLHFRRPCYIYYQAYPEMVVGSTLSDAIITLSSMNVIAGELDA; the protein is encoded by the coding sequence ATGGTCCAGAAGACCGAAGATTTCGGCCAGGACCTTACCACGCTGAACCTAGGTCCGACGCACCCGGCCACGCACGGCATCTTCCAGAACATCCTGCAAATGGATGGCGAGAAGATCGTGTCGGGCGTTCCGACGATTGGCTACATCCACCGGGCATTCGAAAAGATTGCCGAGCGGCGCCCATTCTATCAGATTACGCCGCTGACGGACCGGATGAACTACTGCTCCAGCCCCATCAACAACATGGGCTGGCACATGACGGTGGAAAAGCTGCTGGGCATTGAGGTGCCCAAGCGGGCCCAGTACATGCGCGTTATCATGATGGAACTGGCGCGCATTGCCGACCACCTTATCTGCAACGGCATCTTGGGCGTAGATACCGGCGCTTTCTCGGGCTTCCTCTACCTGTTCGAGGAGCGCGAAAAGATTTACGAAATTTACGAGGAGGTGTGTGGCTCGCGCCTCACCACCAACATGGGCCGCGTCGGCGGTATGGAACGCGACTTCTCCGAAGTGGCTATCCTGAAGCTGCGCAAGTGGATGAAGGAGTTTCCTGCGGTAATGAAGGAATTCCAGAACCTTTTCGACCGCAACCGCATCTTCATGGACCGCACCATTAACGTGGGTCCGATTTCGGCGGAGCGTGCGCTCAACTACGGCTTCACCGGGCCCAACCTGCGTGCGGCCGGCGTTGATTACGACGTGCGGGTGATGAACCCCTACTCCTCGTACGAAGACTTCGAGTTCGAAATTCCGGTGGGCACCAACGGCGACACGTACGACCGTTACCTAATCCGGAACGAGGAAATCTGGCAGAGCTACCGCATCATTGAGCAAGCGTTGGCCAAGCTGCCCGATGGCCCGTACCACGCCAATGCGCCGCATTACTACCTGCCGCCCAAAACGGAGGTGTACCGCAACATGGAAGCCCTGATTTATCACTTCAAGATCATCATGGGCGAAATTGAAGCTCCGGTGGGCGAAGTGTATCACTCCGTGGAAGGTGGCAACGGCGAGCTGGGCTTCTACCTAGTATCGGACGGCGGACGCACCCCGTACCGCCTGCACTTCCGCCGGCCTTGCTACATCTACTACCAGGCTTACCCCGAAATGGTGGTAGGCTCGACTCTCTCCGACGCCATTATTACCCTGAGCTCCATGAACGTCATTGCTGGCGAACTGGACGCTTAA
- a CDS encoding NADH-quinone oxidoreductase subunit NuoE family protein, with product MESTTAPVKPQFSEAAKAEIARLLTHYPDDRKKSALLPLLHIAQAEFGGWVSPKVQDLVAETLGLKPIEVYEVSSFYTMFNLKPVGKHVLEICRTGPCMLRGSDELTANLERITGAKVGETSPDGMFTLKEVECLAACGTAPIVQVREKYYEQLDSPEAVDAMLNELRNMVHRPLLPWEQTGLQHTQQ from the coding sequence ATGGAATCGACGACCGCGCCCGTAAAGCCGCAATTTTCGGAAGCCGCCAAGGCTGAAATTGCTCGTCTGCTGACCCACTACCCCGACGACCGCAAAAAGTCGGCTCTGCTGCCGCTGCTGCACATAGCGCAGGCCGAGTTTGGCGGCTGGGTAAGCCCCAAGGTGCAAGACCTAGTGGCCGAAACCCTAGGACTGAAGCCCATCGAGGTGTACGAGGTTTCCTCGTTCTACACGATGTTTAACCTCAAGCCGGTAGGCAAGCACGTGCTGGAAATTTGCCGCACGGGCCCCTGCATGCTGCGCGGCTCCGACGAGCTTACGGCCAACCTAGAGCGCATTACCGGCGCCAAAGTGGGCGAAACCTCGCCCGACGGCATGTTCACTTTGAAAGAAGTGGAGTGCCTGGCTGCCTGCGGCACGGCGCCCATTGTGCAGGTGCGCGAGAAGTACTACGAGCAGCTCGATTCGCCCGAAGCTGTTGATGCCATGCTCAACGAGCTGCGCAACATGGTGCACCGCCCGCTGCTCCCGTGGGAGCAAACCGGCCTGCAGCACACGCAACAATAA
- the nuoF gene encoding NADH-quinone oxidoreductase subunit NuoF: MGRKLLTEHINVPGIDTFEVYRQHGGYRSVEKALKTMTPDEVVEEVKKSGLRGRGGAGFPTGMKWSFLAKPEGVPRHLVCNADESEPGTFKDRHLMSKLPHLLIEGMITSSYALGANTSYIYIRGELLYVLRILEKAIAEAYANGFLGKNILGSGYDLDLHVHPGGGAYICGEETALLESLEGKRGNPRNKPPFPAVQGLYARPTVVNNVESIAAVVPIINEGGEEYAKLGVGKSTGTKLISACGHLNKPGIYEIELGVPVEEFIYSDEYCGGIWKGRDLKAVVAGGSSVPILPKELILKTAAGESRLMTYESLSDGGFVTGTMLGSGGFIAMDETTCIVRNTWNFSRFYHHESCGQCSPCREGTGWLEKVLHRLEHGHGNMHDIDLIVSVAKQIEGNTICPLGEAAAWPVAAAVRHFRHEFEWHVTNRQEATRPGAVYPGKAVLV, from the coding sequence ATGGGCCGCAAGCTACTGACCGAACATATTAACGTTCCCGGCATCGACACCTTCGAGGTATACCGCCAACACGGCGGCTACCGCTCGGTGGAGAAGGCGCTGAAGACGATGACCCCCGACGAGGTGGTGGAAGAAGTGAAGAAGTCGGGCCTGCGTGGCCGCGGCGGCGCTGGCTTTCCTACGGGCATGAAGTGGAGCTTCTTGGCTAAGCCCGAGGGAGTGCCGCGCCACTTGGTGTGCAACGCCGACGAATCGGAGCCAGGTACCTTCAAGGACCGCCACCTGATGTCGAAGCTGCCGCACTTGCTCATCGAGGGCATGATTACGAGCTCGTATGCCCTAGGTGCGAATACCTCGTACATCTACATCCGCGGCGAGTTGTTGTACGTGCTGCGCATTCTGGAGAAAGCCATTGCCGAAGCGTACGCCAACGGCTTCCTAGGTAAGAACATCCTGGGTTCGGGCTACGACCTTGACCTGCACGTGCACCCCGGCGGCGGTGCCTACATCTGTGGCGAAGAAACCGCTTTGCTCGAGTCGCTGGAAGGCAAGCGTGGCAACCCGCGCAACAAGCCCCCGTTCCCGGCTGTGCAGGGCCTCTATGCCCGCCCCACGGTAGTGAACAACGTTGAGTCGATTGCGGCCGTGGTGCCTATCATCAACGAAGGCGGCGAAGAGTACGCGAAACTAGGCGTAGGCAAGAGCACCGGCACCAAGCTGATTTCGGCTTGCGGCCACCTGAACAAGCCTGGCATCTACGAAATTGAGCTGGGTGTACCGGTGGAGGAATTCATTTACTCCGACGAGTACTGCGGTGGCATCTGGAAAGGCCGCGACCTGAAAGCTGTAGTAGCCGGTGGTTCGTCGGTGCCGATTCTGCCGAAGGAGCTTATCCTGAAAACCGCTGCCGGCGAGTCGCGTCTGATGACCTACGAGTCGCTTTCCGACGGTGGTTTCGTGACGGGTACCATGCTCGGCTCGGGTGGCTTCATTGCCATGGACGAGACCACCTGCATCGTGCGCAACACCTGGAACTTCTCGCGCTTCTACCACCACGAATCGTGCGGGCAATGCTCGCCCTGCCGCGAGGGTACGGGCTGGCTCGAGAAGGTGCTGCACCGCCTCGAACACGGCCACGGCAACATGCACGACATCGACCTGATCGTGAGCGTGGCCAAGCAGATTGAGGGTAACACCATCTGCCCCCTAGGCGAAGCTGCGGCTTGGCCGGTTGCGGCAGCAGTGCGTCACTTCCGCCACGAGTTTGAGTGGCACGTGACGAACCGCCAAGAGGCTACTCGCCCCGGCGCTGTGTACCCCGGCAAAGCCGTACTGGTTTAA
- a CDS encoding 2Fe-2S iron-sulfur cluster-binding protein produces MAKITFDGIEIEVPDGTTIMNAARKIGGDIVPPAMCYYTPLKGTGGKCRACLVKVTAGSAKDPRPMPKLVPSCITTVQDGMVVENTTNQQVLDVRKGIVEMLLINHPLDCPVCDQAGECDLQNFAFEHGVATTRYEEERRTFEKIDIGPYIQLHMTRCILCYRCVYTADQLTEQRVHGVLGRGDAAEIGTYIDNIIDQDFSGNVIDVCPVGALTDKTWRFKQRVWFTKPVNAHRNCENPKCSGNVVLWYKGKDVLRVTARKDEYGEVKEWICNTCRFEKKETSDWTIEGPTHIERSSVISANHYELPVVNPQVIADMPESTIRDLEQNPPLKLGR; encoded by the coding sequence ATGGCTAAAATAACCTTCGACGGCATTGAGATAGAAGTACCAGACGGTACCACTATCATGAATGCAGCCCGCAAAATCGGGGGCGACATTGTGCCGCCGGCTATGTGCTACTACACCCCACTAAAAGGCACCGGCGGCAAATGCCGTGCTTGCTTGGTGAAGGTGACGGCCGGTTCGGCCAAAGACCCGCGCCCCATGCCCAAGCTGGTGCCTTCGTGCATCACTACGGTGCAGGATGGCATGGTGGTAGAAAACACTACCAACCAGCAGGTGCTCGACGTGCGCAAAGGCATTGTGGAGATGTTGCTGATTAATCACCCGCTCGATTGCCCCGTGTGCGACCAAGCTGGTGAGTGCGACCTGCAGAACTTCGCTTTCGAGCACGGTGTGGCTACCACCCGCTACGAAGAGGAGCGCCGCACTTTCGAGAAGATCGACATCGGCCCGTACATCCAGCTGCACATGACGCGTTGCATCCTGTGCTACCGCTGCGTGTACACCGCCGACCAATTGACCGAGCAGCGCGTTCACGGCGTCCTAGGTCGGGGCGATGCCGCTGAGATTGGCACCTACATCGACAACATCATCGATCAGGACTTCTCGGGCAACGTTATCGATGTATGCCCGGTAGGCGCTCTTACCGACAAGACCTGGCGCTTTAAGCAGCGCGTGTGGTTTACCAAGCCGGTAAACGCCCACCGCAACTGCGAAAACCCGAAGTGCTCGGGCAACGTGGTGCTGTGGTACAAAGGCAAAGACGTACTGCGCGTAACCGCTCGTAAAGACGAATACGGCGAGGTGAAGGAGTGGATCTGCAACACTTGCCGCTTCGAAAAGAAGGAAACCAGCGACTGGACTATTGAAGGCCCGACGCACATCGAGCGGTCGTCGGTAATTTCGGCCAACCACTACGAGTTGCCGGTGGTGAACCCGCAGGTAATTGCCGATATGCCCGAAAGCACCATTCGCGACCTAGAACAGAACCCGCCATTGAAACTAGGTAGATAG
- the nuoH gene encoding NADH-quinone oxidoreductase subunit NuoH: MEIPVLAWQGLVILAVFGITLLIATYSTYAERVVAAFLQDRVGPDRAGPYGLLQPLADAVKLFTKEEFFPSGANRWLFVFGPCLAMTTALMASAVIPFGNTLIFGNGTEIRLQAIEVNIGMLYVFGVVSLGVYGIMIGGWASNNKFSLLGAVRAAAQAVSYELAMGMALIALLMVTGTLSLREIALQQYNGLWNIVYQPLGFIIFCVCAFAETNRTPFDLPECETELVGGYHTEYSSMKMGLYLFAEYINVFVASAVMSTLYFGGFSFPGEHLLYDVLLKSQGELFAHNTVTILGTITLFAKIFFFIFFFMWVRWTLPRFRYDQLMRLGWTMLFPIAILNILLTGAFILLKPYIFG, encoded by the coding sequence ATGGAAATACCCGTTCTGGCCTGGCAAGGCCTCGTAATTCTGGCGGTATTCGGCATTACGCTGCTGATTGCTACCTACTCTACTTACGCCGAGCGCGTGGTAGCGGCTTTCTTGCAAGACCGCGTTGGCCCCGACCGTGCTGGCCCCTACGGCCTGCTGCAACCGTTGGCCGATGCCGTGAAGCTATTCACGAAGGAGGAGTTCTTCCCGAGCGGTGCCAACCGTTGGCTGTTCGTGTTTGGCCCTTGCTTGGCCATGACCACGGCCCTGATGGCCTCGGCCGTTATCCCGTTTGGCAATACACTGATTTTCGGCAACGGTACTGAAATCCGTCTGCAAGCCATTGAGGTAAACATTGGCATGCTCTACGTGTTCGGTGTGGTTTCGCTGGGCGTTTACGGCATCATGATTGGCGGCTGGGCTTCCAACAACAAGTTCTCGCTCCTAGGTGCCGTTCGGGCAGCTGCCCAGGCAGTTAGCTACGAACTAGCCATGGGCATGGCCCTGATTGCCTTGCTGATGGTAACGGGTACCCTGAGCCTGCGCGAAATTGCTTTGCAGCAGTACAACGGCCTCTGGAACATTGTGTACCAGCCGTTGGGCTTCATCATCTTCTGCGTGTGTGCCTTTGCCGAAACCAACCGTACGCCCTTCGACTTGCCGGAGTGCGAAACCGAGCTGGTGGGTGGTTACCACACGGAGTATTCCTCGATGAAGATGGGCTTGTACCTGTTTGCCGAGTACATCAACGTGTTTGTGGCTTCGGCCGTGATGAGCACGCTGTACTTCGGTGGCTTCAGCTTCCCTGGTGAGCACCTGCTCTACGATGTGCTGCTGAAGTCGCAGGGCGAGTTGTTCGCGCACAACACGGTTACCATCCTAGGTACCATCACGTTGTTCGCGAAAATCTTCTTCTTTATCTTCTTCTTTATGTGGGTGCGCTGGACGCTGCCGCGCTTCCGCTACGACCAATTGATGCGCTTGGGCTGGACCATGTTGTTCCCCATTGCCATCCTGAACATCCTGCTGACCGGTGCTTTCATCCTGCTGAAGCCTTACATCTTCGGCTAG